From the genome of Zalophus californianus isolate mZalCal1 chromosome 6, mZalCal1.pri.v2, whole genome shotgun sequence, one region includes:
- the LTK gene encoding LOW QUALITY PROTEIN: leukocyte tyrosine kinase receptor (The sequence of the model RefSeq protein was modified relative to this genomic sequence to represent the inferred CDS: inserted 7 bases in 5 codons; substituted 5 bases at 5 genomic stop codons): MGEDHGHKGQGPAVETFSLYLLPPLPIPLSSCHLSGAILRSSLGSQAPFLPSSPLSLPAPSPQDVNVTAPPSGLEPASPLIPPDTEGPLLFSFCGASSRQGPTXTQCNKAHTGSSVVVTVGATEPLKGMQLWQAPATSEYLISAYGAAGGKGAKNHLWRAHGVLVSAVFSLGRGQPLHILVGQQGEEDACPGGSPESQLICLGESWTAAEDAATEGAAGVSGSPRWAGAGGGGGGATYVSPVRACPRARAVELEPLRVAAGGGGRXLRRRDRGRLQAAPEKREPFGGAREQGRGSAGRRGEAGGDASENDILXVDGEDGVSFIHPSGEPYLQPLAVMESHGEVEIRLHLNCSHCLLKDCQCQAELWLAKCXPEGMELAADNITCMDLPTPPGPSGSVRDCHVTXSTLSLLMVCGALILVNHKKWQGLWGTKLPGPELELSNLQXSTIKTALNPYYCQVGFGWAWAWSLPSGLTEVFPANVTLLKALGHGAFGEVYEELVNGLLGDPSLLQVAVKTLPEXCSPQDELGFLREALIISKFSHQNIVHCVALSLWTAPHLILLELMSGEDMKSFLRKSWPRLGQPSLLAMRDLLQLAQDIAQGCYYLEENHFIHRLGDIAARDCLLSCTGPSRVAKIGHLGMAKDIYRGSCYHQGGWALLLVKWMPPEAFLEGIFTFKTDSWSFGVLLWELFSLGYMPYPGGTNQDVLYFIAXGRRMGPPRGCPGPVYHIMTQCWQHPSELRPSFAAILEHLRYXIQDPDVLNSPLPTELGPTLEQEGTSGLGSRSLEGLRSPQAQELNLESLKSWGGSIVGPXLHSSLKTPKSKYFQPQGGFQRHPKASPLWLLGPKGPRR; encoded by the exons ATGGGCGAG GACCACGGCCACAAGGGGCAAGGGCCAGCTGTTGAGACGTTCTCTCTTTATCTCCTGCCACCTCTCCCAATCCCGCTGTCTTCTTGTCACCTTTCAGGAGCCATTCTCCGCTCCAGCTTGGGGTCCCAGGCACCTTTTCTGCCATCCTCACCCCTGTCGCTGCCAGCTCCTAGCCCCCAAGATGTGAACGTCACCGCCCCACCTAGTGGCTTAGAGCCAGCTTCTCCCCTAATTCCCCCAG acACTGAAGGGCCTTTGCTGTTCTCCTTCTGTGGGGCCAGCAGCCGGCAAGGACCCACATAAACACAGTGCAATAAGGCACACACCGGCAGCAGCGTGGTGGTGACAGTGGGGGCCACCGAGCCTCTGAAAGGCATGCAGCTGTGGCAGGCTCCAGCCACCAGTGAGTACCT GATCTCAGCTTACGGAGCTGCGGGGGGCAAAGGCGCCAAGAACCACCTGTGGCGGGCGCACGGCGTCCTCGTCTCCGCGGTCTTCTCCCTTGGTCGCGGGCAGCCGCTTCACATCCTAGTagggcagcagggagaggaggacgCCTGTCCGGGA GGGAGCCCGGAGAGCCAGCTCATCTGCCTCGGAGAGTCTTGGACCGCTGCGGAGGACGCGGCGACGGAGGGGGCCGCAGGGGTCTCCGGGTCGCCGCGCTGGGCGGGAgccggcgggggcggcgggggcgccaCCTATGTCTCTCCGGTACGTGCTTGCCCCCGCGCG CGCGCCGTCGAGCTGGAGCCACTGCGGGTGGCGGCCGGAGGAGGCGGGC GCCTAAGGCGGCGGGACCGAGGCCGGCTTCAGGCCGCCCCTGAGAAACGAGAACCGTTCGGCGGCGCccgggagcaggggagaggcagcgCCGGGCGGCGGGGAGAGGCGG GCGGTGATGCCTCAGAGAATGACATCCTGTGAGTTGATGGGGAAGATGGGGTATCTTTCATACACCCTAGCGGTGAACCCTACCTGCAACCTCTGGCAG TCATGGAGAGCCATGGAGAAGTGGAGATCCGACTGCACCTCAACTGTAGTCATTGCCTTTTGAAAGACTGCCAATGTCAGGCAGAGCTCTGGTTAGCCAAATG CCCAGAGGGCATGGAGCTAGCTGCAGATAACATCACTTGCATGG ACCTGCCCACCCCACCAGGTCCCTCTGGTTCTGTTCGTGACTGTCATGTGACCTAGTCTACACTGAGCCTCCTTATGGTGTGTGGGGCCCTGATTCTGG TGAACCATAAAAAGTGGCAGGGCCTGTGGGGGACAAAGCTGCCAGGCCCTGAGCTTGAGCTGAGCAATCTTC TCTCCACCATCAAGACAGCCCTCAACCCTTACTACTGCCAGGTGGGGTTtggctgggcctgggcctggtctctgccctcagggcTTACAGAAGTTTTCCCAGCCAATGTCACCCTGCTCAA AGCCCTGGGCCATGGTGCCTTTGGAGAAGTCTATGAGGAACTGGTAAATGGCCTTCTTGGGGACCCCAGCCTCCTGCAGGTGGCTGTCAAG ACCCTGCCAGA CTGCTCTCCTCAGGATGAGCTGGGTTTCCTCAGGGAGGCACTCATCATCAG CAAGTTCAGCCATCAGAACATTGTGCACTGTGTGGCGCTCAGCCTCTGGACTGCCCCTCACCTAATTCTGCTCGAGTTGATGTCTGGAGAGGATATGAAGAGTTTCCTGAGGAAGAGCTGGCCACGCTTG GGCCAGCCATCACTTCTGGCGATGCGGGACCTGCTCCAGCTGGCCCAAGACATAGCCCAGGGCTGCTACTACCTGGAGGAAAATCACTTCATCCACAGGCTGGGA GACATTGCTGCCAGGGACTGCCTGCTGAGCTGTACTGGGCCCAGCCGAGTGGCCAAGATTGGACACTTGGGGATGGCAAAAGATATCTACAG AGGCAGCTGTTACCACCAGGGGGGCTGGGCTCTGCTGCTGGTCAAGTGGATGCCCCCAGAGGCCTTCTTGGAGGGCATCTTCACATTCAAGACAGATTCCTG GTCTTTTGGGGTGCTGCTCTGGGAGCTCTTCTCATTAGGATACATGCCCTACCCTGGGGGCACCAACCAGGACGTGCTGTACTTCATCG GAGGGAGACGGATGGGCCCTCCCAGAGGTTGTCCAGGGCCTGT gtACCATATCATGACCCAATGTTGGCAGCATCCGTCTGAACTCCGCCCCAGTTTTGCTGCCATCTTGGAGCATCTTCGATACTGAATTCAG GACCCTGATGTGCTGAATTCACCCCTGCCAACGGAGCTGGGGCCCACCCTAGAGCAGGAAGGGACTTCTGGGCTGGGGAGCAGGTCTTTGGAGGGCCTAAGATCCCCACAGGCCCAGGAACTGAATCTGGAGAGCTTAaagagctggggagggagcaTCGTTGGCCCCTGACTGCACTCTAGCCTCAAGACCCCCAAATCCAAGTACTTCCAACCTCAGGGGGGATTCCAAAGGCATCCAAAGGCATCCCCCCTATGGCTCTTGGGCCCCAAGGGGCCCCGAAGGTGA